In a genomic window of Telopea speciosissima isolate NSW1024214 ecotype Mountain lineage chromosome 5, Tspe_v1, whole genome shotgun sequence:
- the LOC122661132 gene encoding transcription factor bHLH35-like codes for MENLDEDCNLFWGTSMFFQTEELDSWGFDEANEAISGYYDSSSPDGTASASSPTAKNILSERNRRKKLNERLFALRAVVPNISKMDKASIIKDAIEYIQELQQQEKRIHAEITELESGKLKKNHHSTDSEIQNSARSRTKKKRIDQNYGCGGSKRSSSVELLELTVSYVGEKTLVVSLTCGKKTDTIVKLCEVFESLKLRIMTANITAFSGRLLMTVFVEADQEEKDHLKTRIEMAIAALSETQSSMSF; via the exons atggagaaCCTTGATGAGGATTGCAATCTCTTTTGGGGAACCAGTATGTTCTTCCAGACTGAGGAACTTGACAG TTGGGGATTCGATGAGGCGAACGAGGCGATTTCAGGGTACTACGATTCAAGCTCTCCTGATGGAACAGCGTCGGCTTCGTCGCCTACTGCGAAGAATATTTTGTCGGAAAGGAATAGGAGGAAGAAGCTCAATGAAAGGCTCTTTGCACTTAGAGCAGTAGTCCCCAACATTAGTAAG ATGGATAAGGCATCCATAATTAAAGACGCGATCGAATACATCCAAGAGCTGCAACagcaagagaagagaatccATGCTGAAATAACAGAGCTTGAATCaggaaaattgaagaagaatcatcacAGCACTGATTCCGAAATCCAAAATTCAGCTCGTTCGAGAactaaaaagaagagaattgatCAAAATTATGGGTGTGGGGGATCAAAAAGAAGTTCTTCAGTTGAACTCTTGGAG CTTACGGTTTCTTATGTTGGGGAGAAGACATTGGTTGTGAGCTTAACATGTGGGAAGAAAACAGATACTATTGTGAAGCTTTGTGAGGTTTTTGAGTCATTGAAGCTTAGAATCATGACAGCTAACATCACTGCCTTTTCTGGGAGACTATTGATGACGGTGTTCGTTGAG GCTGACCAAGAGGAGAAAGACCACTTGAAGACAAGGATCGAAATGGCCATAGCAGCTCTCAGTGAAACACAAAGTTCTATGAGCTTTTAG